The nucleotide sequence ATGACAAATGTTGCTTTTATCCAGATAGTATATGTGCTCTCATGCTGTATAAGATGAGGCAGGCTTGTGTACACGCAGTGAGTGTTTTTGCCAGCAAACTTTgcaaatgagttagttacagatgcTACCTCTTGTTATCGTACTGTGTTTGGAACATTAATTAATTAATGGATTCCACTACAAATCTGATTTGAAGTTATGTTCTCGCAAGAAATTGCCATGCTTGCGTCAACATAATTCGCCGTCCTGGATGTCAGATTTGTCATGGTTAAAAATCTGATGATAGATTTTTAACATTTCCGTTAATTAATGGATTCTACAGCTGATTCGCCCACTGGAATGCTCTTTTGCACACATTAATTACTGGACAAGATAAAACTGGCTCAAGTGCTCACACAGCACGCGTGTCGAGAGGCTATTGGCGCGGCCAGCGCTTTGGACGTCATCACGAAGGAGCTAATTTGTTATGCTCACGCCACCCGTTATGGGCCAGCGGGTCCAAATCTCCGACCCGTAAACCGACCGACCGACCGCTCGCTCGCTCGCCCCCCCTCGCCTCCCGTTCTCTTGCCGGCGATGACGCCGCCGGCGGCGGCCTCGCCGGGGCGGAAGTCTCCGGCCGCGGTCCTCTTCCTCTGCGTGGTCACTATCTCATTACTCATGTTCATACTCCTTGCCTCCTACACCCCCCGCCTTCAGCCCCACGGCCGCAGCCCCCACCGCCGCCTCAAGCTCCACCCCAAGAACTCCGCCGCCGTCGCTTCTTCCTACGGGGCCGGCGCTGTCCACGATTCCGGAGgaaaccgccacgcggcgcccttCGACCCGGCCATCGCCGAGCTGGAGCGGCGGCTGGAGGACAAGGAGTGGGAGCGCGAGCACTACCGCATCCTCCATGGCGACGCCGAGAAGGACGACCACATGAAGGAGTGGGAGGAGTTCCTCAAGGAGGAAGAGGACTTCATCAACGACGACGATCGCTTCAACGTCTCCGACCGCATCCGCGCGCTTTTCCCCAAGATCGACCTCAGCCCCAAGGACGGCTTCGTCTCCCTCGATGAGCTCATCAGGTGGAACCTCGATCAGGCCAGGTCTGACCAGCTCCATCGCTCCGCCAGGGAGATGGAGCTCTATGACAAGAACGGCAACGGGATCGTCTCCTTCACTACTTTCCGGGCGCTGCGCCAACAGTCCCATGGTACAACTCTTCCCCGCATTTTGTTCTTCTTTGCACGTTGAATGAACTCAGcgagccaaaaaaagaaaaaaaatcatcatgGAATAATATAATGCGGAATGAACTTACTAGCTAATGATTTGCAGGAGATGGCAACTCACTGGGGTTCCCGTGGTGGAAAGAGGAGCACTTCAATGCTTCGGACGTCAACGGGGATGGTTTCCTCAATAAAACTGAGTTTCACGAGTATGCATTCATTTCAGTGTACAAAAGATCATGTGGTTCTTGATTGTATATTAATACTTTCTGTATTTCTTTACTGCAGCTTTCTTAATCCAAGTGATTCGGAGAATCCTAAAATTATCAACTTGCTCTGCAGACAAGAATTAAGGTAAATTCTTCCTTTTCCGCAATCCTGATTTCCGTGCAGATTAAAGCAGACAAGTATGCGGACTTGGGTTTAAACTTGAACCTACTGCAGACGACTAGTACTTGGTACTTAGCTAGTAGTCCTGATTTCCTGCTAGTACCTTAATGCAGATTAAAGCAGCA is from Triticum aestivum cultivar Chinese Spring chromosome 3A, IWGSC CS RefSeq v2.1, whole genome shotgun sequence and encodes:
- the LOC123061324 gene encoding calumenin — protein: MTPPAAASPGRKSPAAVLFLCVVTISLLMFILLASYTPRLQPHGRSPHRRLKLHPKNSAAVASSYGAGAVHDSGGNRHAAPFDPAIAELERRLEDKEWEREHYRILHGDAEKDDHMKEWEEFLKEEEDFINDDDRFNVSDRIRALFPKIDLSPKDGFVSLDELIRWNLDQARSDQLHRSAREMELYDKNGNGIVSFTTFRALRQQSHGDGNSLGFPWWKEEHFNASDVNGDGFLNKTEFHDFLNPSDSENPKIINLLCRQELRQRDKGGDGKLNFEEYFHGLHDHIHGYDDENAAISHIGNMTIANERFSKLDKDNDGFISEHELEPVLDKLHLSERYYARQQATHAISEADKDHDGRLTLEEMIENPYAFYGSVYFSDDEDYFHEEFR